A genomic stretch from Candidatus Poribacteria bacterium includes:
- the bioA gene encoding adenosylmethionine--8-amino-7-oxononanoate transaminase, whose amino-acid sequence MVDKETLAAWDKRYLWHPFTQMQDWLTEEPVIIARGEGCYLIDVDGNRYIDGVASMWTNVHGHNHPELNIALKTQVDKVAHSTLLGYSNIPAIELAKKLVELTPVGLNKVFYSDNGSTAVEIALKMAYQYWQHKGEPQRKLFVHFDKAYHGDTIGAMSIGGIDSFHTTFDSLLFKGIRVFAPETYRSGNTNDSAIKTQWLNAVENVLTEHSGQIAGIILEPLIQGAGGMLLSPRGFLKELSVLAKRSKTLLIVDEVMTGFGRTGKMWACEHEAVTPDLLCTAKGLAAGYLPLAATLATDEIYNAFLGEYRDLKTFFHGHTFTGNPLACAVALENIAIFEREDLLSRLQPTIKHFNNRLQEFYRLTHVGDVRVCGLAAGVALMKNPDTNTPYPFAEKVGIRVCKEALTRGAILRPLVNTIVLMPPLQMSISALDALLDIVYASIAAVTA is encoded by the coding sequence ATGGTTGATAAAGAGACGCTTGCCGCTTGGGATAAGCGTTATCTCTGGCACCCATTTACACAAATGCAGGATTGGTTGACAGAGGAACCGGTCATTATTGCGCGCGGTGAAGGGTGCTATCTCATTGATGTTGATGGAAATCGGTATATTGATGGTGTGGCTTCTATGTGGACGAACGTCCATGGACACAATCATCCTGAGTTGAACATTGCACTCAAAACACAGGTGGATAAGGTTGCTCATAGCACGTTGCTCGGTTATAGCAACATTCCCGCGATTGAACTCGCAAAAAAATTAGTAGAACTCACGCCGGTAGGACTCAATAAGGTATTTTATTCCGATAACGGTTCAACCGCCGTCGAAATTGCCTTAAAGATGGCGTATCAGTACTGGCAGCACAAGGGTGAACCGCAACGGAAACTGTTTGTTCATTTTGATAAAGCATACCACGGCGATACGATAGGGGCTATGAGTATCGGCGGTATTGATAGTTTTCACACGACCTTTGATTCCCTCCTTTTCAAAGGGATCCGTGTATTTGCTCCTGAAACCTATCGTTCCGGCAATACCAATGACTCGGCGATTAAAACGCAATGGCTCAATGCGGTGGAAAATGTCCTCACTGAGCATAGCGGGCAAATTGCGGGTATCATTTTGGAGCCCTTAATTCAGGGCGCGGGTGGTATGCTTCTCTCACCGAGAGGGTTTTTGAAAGAACTCTCTGTATTGGCGAAACGGTCGAAGACACTTCTCATCGTTGATGAAGTGATGACCGGATTTGGGCGGACAGGTAAAATGTGGGCATGTGAACACGAAGCCGTTACACCTGACCTCTTATGCACAGCAAAAGGGCTCGCAGCGGGTTACCTCCCTCTCGCTGCGACGTTAGCCACGGATGAAATCTATAACGCCTTCCTCGGCGAATATAGAGACCTCAAAACCTTTTTCCACGGACATACCTTCACTGGCAATCCCTTAGCATGTGCTGTCGCGTTAGAAAATATCGCTATTTTCGAGCGCGAAGACCTGCTTTCCCGACTCCAACCTACTATTAAGCACTTCAACAATCGGCTCCAAGAATTTTACAGACTTACGCATGTCGGTGATGTACGTGTGTGCGGACTTGCAGCAGGTGTAGCGTTAATGAAAAACCCAGATACCAATACACCTTATCCCTTTGCGGAGAAGGTAGGTATCCGGGTTTGTAAAGAGGCTCTCACTCGTGGCGCAATACTCCGTC